Proteins from a single region of Apostichopus japonicus isolate 1M-3 chromosome 21, ASM3797524v1, whole genome shotgun sequence:
- the LOC139962475 gene encoding uncharacterized protein, which yields MPTNRLTALPGDELVSVSPIYSPVLTGTPDSLAAESPMPIGNQSTSPATPFLPTPPCSPTSDQYASSKSPNAAVEGLGIADFEDTDDVTVSSSLTQREEDHTPEDLYTPISTPFASSASSSCLSDATEQNSFTPSYPPSETQDGDMELRHRQVTNRKSERNIFIAKRETDESLEALEVSDEGIVATPINLVDTLSSEEEFHLHYEDVTLSNVTKLLQDSKRYRKGDVLCGKHAKVNATTSTMKPHLINLDFVPKPPTQPPSGPVSRRHHSRASRHDTEAPRRPFLPKIKRQLGVNRIDANLSNWLETLPPSPESPQFTLPPISGVNMPRPPTQPRPSNSNSQSRRDSTRRKFGRKIGPGKNIWTGDRHDI from the exons ATGCCTACCAATCGCCTTACCGCTCTCCCTGGTGATGAATTGGTGTCAGTCAGTCCCATCTACTCGCCGGTCCTTACAGGCACGCCGGACTCTTTGGCTGCCGAATCACCAATGCCCATAGGCAACCAGAGCACCAGCCCTGCGACGCCTTTTCTTCCCACGCCTCCTTGCTCTCCTACAAGTGACCAATATG CATCTAGCAAAAGCCCGAATGCGGCAGTAGAGGGTCTTGGAATCGCTGATTTCGAAGATACCGATGACGTCACCGTCTCTTCTTCACTGACCCAGAGGGAGGAGGACCATACACCAGAAGACCTCTATACACCCATCTCTACTCCATTTGCTAGCAGTGCATCCAGCAGCTGCCTCTCGGATGCCACCGAACAAAATTCTTTTACGCCATCGTACCCGCCATCAGAAACACAGGATGGTGATATGGAGTTACGTCATCGCCAGGTGACCAATAGAAAGAGCGAACGAAACATCTTCATCGCCAAGAGGGAGACTGATGAGTCACTGGAAGCTCTTGAGGTCTCTGATGAAGGTATCGTCGCTACACCGATTAATTTGGTTGATACCCTCAGCTCCGAGGAAGAATTTCATCTTCATTACGAGGATGTGACGTTATCAAACGTGACAAAACTCCTACAAGATAGCAAACGATATCGCAAGGGAGATGTTCTCTGTGGTAAACATGCCAAG GTAAATGCTACTacctctacaatgaaaccacaTCTAATAAACTTGGATTTCGTACCAAAGCCGCCAACTCAACCTCCATCTGGACCTGTCTCTCGAAGACATCACAGCAGAGCCTCTCGTCACGATACAGAAGCTCCTAGAAGGCCATTCTTACCTAAAATTAAGCGTCAGCTTGGAGTTAACAGGATCGATGCGAACCTATCAAACTGGTTGGAGACCTTACCGCCCTCACCAGAATCACCACAGTTCACCCTTCCTCCAATTTCAGGAGTTAATATGCCACGCCCACCAACACAGCCACGCCCTTCAAACTCCAACAGCCAAAGCCGCAGAGACTCGACCAGGAGAAAATTTGGTCGAAAGATCGGTCCCGGTAAAAATATTTGGACCGGTGACAGGCATGACATTTAG